One Solanum lycopersicum chromosome 4, SLM_r2.1 DNA window includes the following coding sequences:
- the LOC138348163 gene encoding uncharacterized protein, protein MIHGIGQDEYNRISSCQDAKTIWETLQTAHEGTTQVKKSKIDNLNRQYELFRMAEGEILQDMHTRFTSIINEMYSLGEIVPNGKAVRKLLSVLPETWKSKVEAITEACDLNALAMDELIGNLITYELKKKNRRKEKGREPGSEGNCIR, encoded by the coding sequence ATGATCCATGGTATAGGACAAGACGAATACAATCGAATCTCGTCTTGTCAAGATGCCAAAACCATATGGGAAACACTCCAAACTGCTCATGAAGGAACAACGCAAGTTAAGAAGTCAAAAATTGATAACTTAAACAGACAATATGAACTATTCAGAATGGCAGAAGGAGAGATTTTACAGGATATGCACACTAGGTTCACTTCAATCATCAATGAGATGTATTCCTTGGGAGAGATAGTTCCCAATGGAAAGGCAGTAAGGAAACTCTTGAGTGTCCTTCCTGAAACTTGGAAAAGCAAAGTCGAGGCTATCACTGAAGCCTGCGACCTAAATGCACTGGCCATGGATGAGTTGATTGGTAACCTCATCACATATgaactcaagaaaaaaaatcgGAGGAAAGAGAAAGGAAGGGAACCTGGTTCTGAAGGCAACTGCATTAGAtga